A window of the Hordeum vulgare subsp. vulgare chromosome 5H, MorexV3_pseudomolecules_assembly, whole genome shotgun sequence genome harbors these coding sequences:
- the LOC123399925 gene encoding flowering time control protein FPA: protein MSSEPPPAEPSEAAEAARPSASPPKESEPAAAPGAAHETNTLWVGNLPTHAGEDDVMAAFAPHGALDCVVMRAGSRSYAFVLFRSVDESRAALEALRGSKVKGLPIRVEFGRPARAVRNLWVGGISPSISKQEVEDEFQKFGKIEGIAFSHDQTSAYIDFEKLEDAISAHRALNGTDLGGKELCVDFQRSRGRVERSEAGNFNGRGSLPPGEMGVGHAKGSAGVRMREAKNPTNVLWVGLPNTHKVNEETLRRAMAAHGVVTNVKVFPERQYAFVEFATIEGASNAKNLLDGRLFNDTRIHVLFSSSGLGPSKLDNLTPPAGFPRSEIYHDSPYAAPDYFGAGRSSYGTSQGYDPRRGRSRYLDYGAMPVTGGILPAPEAGSSVLTGHSAHNALDPREAKRVRLNAGMDPYHVRAGSEGLQPVADESLSSVIRIQGMVHQTSCLGHFWRGSIAKGGSLVCRARCLSIRRGVEIPLPDIVNISARTGLDMLAKHYGDASGFEIVFFLPDSEDDFVSYTEFLRYLGSKSRAGVVKVDAGTTLFLVPPSDFLTNVLQVDGPERLYGVVLHIPQMSNAAVQRPVLTGPESQAYYDGSDTMLAMQRNYNMGSANDNHHQDADYRRSLREEAVQSGVSSFPMSQIAGQQGQSLNPDIMTTIAKLMPNVQSTVPANSQVGNLQQSGQQFGRQAAASYGGMVGAQEQHPTHTAYNPEVTLSLPPPPPLPTQAPVPALHTQQQYQPEHYYAPQNNYGSLGTAGQSNLQASNANLPGPPPPQLNNGPLAANNQTGNLAQLHQSMSFPTDRVSPDFSSQVQQQQNVASGSAQAPDEVDKNKKYQATLQFAHNLLLQLQRGSGNQS from the exons ATGTCGTCGGAGCCGCCGCCCGCGGAGCCCTCCGAGGCCGCGGAGGCGGCCAGGCCGTCGGCATCCCCGCCGAAGGAATCGGAGCCCGCCGCCGCGCCAGGGGCCGCCCACGAGACGAACACGTTGTGGGTCGGCAACCTGCCCACGCACGCGGGCGAGGACGACGTCATGGCGGCCTTCGCCCCGCACGGGGCGCTCGACTGCGTCGTCATGCGCGCCGGCTCCCGCAGCTACGCCTTCGTCCTCTTCCGCTCCGTCGACGAGTCCCGGGCCGCCCTCGAGGCGCTTCGCGGGTCGAAGGTCAAGGGCTTGCCCATCCGGGTCGAGTTCGGCCGGCCG GCTAGAGCTGTTAGGAACCTATGGGTTGGAGGAATTAGTCCGTCTATTTCAAAGCAAGAGGTAGAGGATGAGTTTCAAAAGTTTGGGAAGATTGAAGGCATTGCATTCTCTCATGATCAAACTTCTGCATACATCGATTTTGAGAAACTGGAGGATGCCATTTCTGCCCATAGAGCCTTGAATGGGACTGATTTAGGGGGCAAGGAATTGTGTGTTGATTTCCAGAGGTCCAGAGGCAGAGTG GAACGGTCGGAAGCAGGCAACTTTAATGGTAGAGGATCATTGCCACCTGGTGAAATGGGAGTTGGACATGCAAAG GGTTCTGCTGGAGTACGAATGCGAGAGGCAAAAAATCCTACCAATGTTCTCTGGGTGGGTTTACCCAATACACATAAAGTTAACGAGGAGACACTAAGGCGGGCTATGGCAGCACATGGTGTGGTTACAAACGTCAAAGTTTTTCCAGAAAGGCAGTATGCTTTTGTGGAGTTTGCAACGATTGAAGGAGCTTCTAATGCTAAGAATCTTCTAGATGGACGTCTGTTCAATGATACCAGGATTCATGTTCTTTTCTCCAGCAGTGGGCTTGGGCCCAGTAAACTTGATAACCTAACACCGCCTGCTGGGTTCCCTAGATCAGAGATATACCATGATAGTCCATATGCCGCACCTGATTATTTTGGTGCTGGTCGCAGTAGTTATGGCACATCACAGGGGTATGATCCTCGACGTGGAAGATCAAGATACTTGGACTATGGTGCAATGCCAGTCACTGGTGGTATCCTTCCAGCACCTGAAGCTGGCTCATCTGTGTTGACTGGACATTCTGCTCATAATGCACTTGATCCGAGAGAAGCCAAAAGGGTGAGGTTGAATGCTGGCATGGACCCTTACCATGTAAGGGCAGGCAGTGAGGGTCTTCAACCGGTTGCTGACGAGAGCTTAAGCTCTGTTATTCGGATCCAGGGCATGGTACACCAAACGTCTTGCCTTGGGCACTTCTGGCGTGGCAGTATTGCCAAAGGTGGATCTCTTGTTTGTCGTGCTCGCTGCTTATCTATAAGGAGGGGCGTTGAGATACCTTT ACCGGACATTGTTAATATCTCTGCTAGAACAGGATTAGATATGCTGGCAAAACACTATGGAGATGCTTCGGGTTTTGAAATTGTCTTCTTCTTACCAGACAGTGAAGATGATTTTGTGTCTTACACTGAATTTCTGCGGTACTTGGGCTCAAAAAGTCGCGCAGGGGTTGTTAAGGTTGATGcaggaaccactttgtttttggtCCCGCCATCGGATTTCCTGACGAATGTTCTGCAAGTTGATGGTCCAGAGCGCCTTTATGGCGTGGTACTGCACATTCCACAGATGTCCAATGCTGCTGTCCAGAGACCAGTACTAACTGGACCAGAGTCACAAGCTTATTATGATGGCAGTGATACCATGCTAGCGATGCAAAGAAATTACAATATGGGCTCTGCTAATGACAACCATCATCAGGATGCCGATTATCGGAGATCTTTACGTGAGGAAGCAGTTCAGTCAGGTGTGTCAAGCTTTCCCATGAGCCAAATAGCAGGACAGCAAGGACAGTCACTCAATCCTGATATTATGACCACAATAGCTAAACTTATGCCAAATGTGCAGTCAACAGTTCCAGCAAATAGTCAG GTGGGTAATCTTCAGCAATCCGGTCAGCAGTTTGGCAGGCAAGCTGCAGCAAGCTACGGGGGCATGGTCGGTGCTCAGGAGCAGCACCCAACACATACTGCTTACAACCCTGAGGTTACCTTAAGcttgcctccaccacctcctctacCTACACAAGCACCCGTGCCTGCTCTCCATACACAGCAGCAGTATCAACCCGAACACTATTATGCTCCTCAAAACAATTACGGTTCCTTAGGAACAGCTGGCCAGTCTAACCTCCAGGCCAGCAATGCTAACCTCCCTGGCCCACCCCCGCCCCAATTGAACAACGGGCCTTTGGCAGCAAATAACCAGACGGGAAATTTGGCGCAGCTCCATCAGTCAATGTCATTCCCCACTGATAGGGTAAGCCCAGATTTCTCCTCTCAGGTACAACAGCAACAAAATGTTGCTTCTGGTTCTGCCCAAGCTCCTGACGAGGTGGATAAGAACAAGAAGTACCAGGCGACCCTCCAGTTTGCGCACAATTTATTGCTTCAGCTACAACGTGGATCTGGAAATCAATCTTGA